Within the Bacillus pumilus genome, the region GCTTTTTGTTTCAGATGCCCGTTGTGTTGATGTTTCTCACAAGACTTGGCATCATCACACCGATGTTTTTATCAAAAATACGGAAGTATGCCTATTTTGTCCTCCTTGTCATTGCCGCACTGATTACACCGCCAGAGATCGTTTCCCACCTCATGGTTACTTTGCCGATGCTCGTATTGTACGAAGTGAGTATTGTCATTTCGAGAGTGACCTATCGTAAAATGCAGCAAACAGAGACAGAGGAGAAAGAAAATGATGATGTCTCATAAAAAACATCGTGATCCAAATAAGGGTCACGATGTTTTTTCTATTTTGACAGGAATTGATTGATTGCTTGGAATAGATGCTCATAATAGGCGGGTTCATGCGGGACAAAATCTTTTACACAGACTATTTTGCTTTCCTTACGTCGTTCTCCGGCTTTATCAATTTCAAAACCCTCCAGCTTCATGTTGTCAATTTTTCTAGTGAATAGCTGCTGTGCATCCATTAGCTTTGCTCTGTAAAGTCCAGCGACTTCTTCTTTTTGTAATTGAATGTTCATCTGCTCTTCTGGCTCATTTAAGATGTTCAGTTTTTCTTGTTCCATGAAAACGTGTCCCCCCATAAAAAAACCATTTCCCACGTACGGAAAATGGTTTTTGATTTATTTTTGCTGCTGTTTTTTGAGTTTGACAGAGAAGGCAAACATTTTAAGCGCGATATTGATATTATAGGCCGCAAACACCATCAGCAAAATGCTGTAAAATGACCACATGTCACCTGGATTTTGAATGGCCATATAGGTGAAAGCCACACCTACGGCAAAATAAATGATGCCCCATACAACAGGGTTTCTCATGAGAAAAAGCCTCCAATAATCATTTGCATTGTTTGAGATTGTTCTTCAATCATTTTTCTTACTGGCTCAATCTGCACAAGAATGACAAGCGAGTTCATTAGCATATGAGCACCGATTGGAACAATGATTCGTTTTGTTTTCGCATATAAAAAGGCAAAGGTAAAGCCCATTGCGGTATAGAGCAAGATATGTGGGAAATCATTGTGTACAGCAGCGAAAACCACTGAACTGACAAGTGCTCCAATGAAAAAATTCGTTTTTTCATAAACCACACCAAAGATGATTTTTCGAAAAATGATTTCCTCTAATATCGGTCCAATCAGGGCGATGACGATCACAAGCCATGGAACTGCATCCATAATGGATAAGATGTTTTGAGTATTTTCAGATTCTCTGCCAATGCCAAATGCATATTGTTCAATCGCCCCCGCAATTGATTGTGCAAAGAGCGAAAGAAAGAAACCGACAATGATCCAAACGATTGCCGCGCCGACTGAAGCCGGTGCTTCATTTCGAAGTGAAGCTTTTGGCACAGTCCGAAGAATGAGCAGAATAATGATTAATCCGACACAGAAACTAATAATTGTCCATGTACCTGACAATTTAGAGAGCTCTGCTTGTGTCATCGGTGTCTGAATGTAGCCTAACCATTTCATGATGAACACATAAGGAATCGCAGAAAGCTGCACCAATATATACGTTAAGATGATGTACCAATATTGTTTTTTCAAGTAACGAAAACCCCTTTACTAAAAGAACTAGATTTATTGTAACACAAGTCTTCTTTTTCGATGAAAAGGAAAGAATCTGAGTTGAAAAAAGATCATGAAAGCGTAAAAATTTTTAAAGGTTTTTACTTGAAATTGCAGAAGACATTCTTTATTATAATAAATGTGTTAGCACTCACTGGTGATGAGTGCTAAAAAAAGACTACATATAAAAATTGAGGAGGTTGTTTCTTATGTTAAAGCCATTAGGCGATCGCGTAATCATTGAACTCGTTGAATCTGAGGAAAAAACCGCTAGCGGTATTGTGTTACCGGATTCTGCAAAAGAAAAACCGCAAGAAGGTAAAATTGTTGCAGCAGGTTCAGGTCGTGTACTTGAAAGTGGTGAGCGCGTTGCGTTAGAAGTAAACACAGGCGACCGCATTATCTTCTCAAAATATGCAGGCACTGAAGTGAAATATGAAGGCAAAGAATATTTAATCCTTCGTGAGAGCGACATTTTAGCTGTTATTGGTTAATCACATAAAAAAACTTTGAAATAAATTTTTAAAAAGACTGAGGAGGTTTCGTTATTATGGCAAAAGATATTAAGTTCAGTGAAGAAGCACGTCGCGCAATGTTACGTGGTGTAGATGCACTTGCAGATGCTGTAAAAGTCACTTTAGGACCTAAAGGACGTAACGTAGTTCTAGAGAAAAAATTCGGTTCTCCACTTATCACAAATGATGGTGTAACGATTGCAAAAGAAATCGAATTAGAAGATGCATTTGAAAACATGGGTGCAAAACTTGTGGCTGAAGTTGCAAGCAAAACAAACGACGTAGCTGGTGACGGTACAACAACTGCAACAGTTCTAGCTCAAGCGATGATCCGTGAAGGTCTTAAAAACGTAACAGCTGGTGCAAACCCTGTTGGCGTTCGTAAAGGGATCGAAGAAGCAGTAAAAGTAGCTCTTGAAGGCTTGCACGAGATTTCTAAACCAATCGAAGGCAAAGAATCAATTGCTCAAGTTGCGTCTATTTCTGCAGCAGATGAAGAAGTTGGAAGCCTAATTGCTGAAGCAATGGAGCGTGTAGGTAACGACGGCGTGATCACAATCGAAGAATCTAAAGGATTCACAACTGAGCTTGAAGTGGTTGAAGGAATGCAGTTTGACCGCGGATATGCTTCACCATACATGGTGACGGATTCTGATAAGATGGAAGCAGTTCTTGAAAATCCTTACATCTTAATCACTGATAAAAAGATCACAAACATTCAAGAAATCCTTCCAGTACTTGAGCAAGTTGTACAACAAGGAAAACCATTATTGCTCATTGCTGAAGATGTAGAAGGCGAAGCACTTGCAACTCTTGTTGTGAACAAACTTCGTGGAACATTCAACGCAGTGGCAGTAAAAGCACCTGGATTCGGTGATCGTCGTAAAGCTATGCTTGAGGACATCTCTGTTCTAACTGGCGGAGAGTTAATCACAGAAGACCTAGGACTTGACCTAAAATCAACTGAAATCGGTCAGCTTGGCCGCGCTTCTAAAGTCGTTGTGACAAAAGAAAACACAACAATCGTAGAAGGCTCAGGAGATTCTGCTCAAATCGCAGCACGTGTGAACCAAATCCGTGCGCAAGTTGAAGAAACAACTTCTGAATTCGATAAAGAAAAATTACAAGAACGTCTTGCTAAACTAGCTGGTGGCGTCGCTGTCATCAAAGTTGGTGCTGCAACTGAAACAGAACTAAAAGAGCGTAAACTACGCATCGAGGATGCACTCAACTCAACTCGTGCAGCAGTTGAAGAAGGTATTGTATCCGGTGGTGGTACAGCACTTGTAAATGTATACAAAAAAGTCACTTCAATCGAAGCAGATGGAGACGTTCAAACAGGTGTGAACATCGTTCTACGTTCTCTTGAAGAGCCAATTCGTCAAATCGCTCACAACGCAGGTCTTGAAGGATCAGTCATCGTTGAGCGCTTGAAAAACGAAGAAATTGGCGTAGGCTTCAACGCAGCAACAAACGAATGGGTAAACATGATCGAAAAAGGAATCGTTGACCCAACAAAAGTAACTCGCTCTGCACTTCAAAACGCAGCTTCTGTTGCAGCAATGCTTCTAACAACTGAAGCAGTCGTTGCTGACAAACCAGAAGAAGGCGGCTCAGGCGGCGGAATGCCAGATATGGGCGGCATGGGTGGAATGGGTGGAATGATGTAACACCCGCAAAAACCCCTTGAAATATAGGGGTTTTTGTTTTGTCTTCATCTAGTCAGAAATAATAATGAATTGAAACCTTCGCCGCTTCTCAATCGTTTACATAAGAGACAGTGATTTTAAAATTTTTATCTAAAATGAAGAAATGAGATGATTTTAAAAAGAAAAGCGGTGATCACATGGGCTTTACTACTTGGGTAGCGATTATTGTTGCATTGGCCGTCGTATTTGGATTGTTTGGATCGAAAAAGCGTGATAAATAAAGAAAGAGTGAAATTCCACTTCCGAATAGGGAGTGGGATTTTTATTGCTATGTGTAATACGTTTGAAGAGAAAGATGAACAATCATGCTGTAAACATTTGAAAGTTACATAGAAAGCACTCTTATGATCAAGAGTGCTTTTTTATTTGAGAGATATAAGATACCTTGGCTTATAATGTCACATTTTCTTTAAAATTACATAAAAAAATCCACTATTTCCATAAAAAATCAGATCAATTCCTTATAATAAAAGTATCTGAGAAATGGGGAGTGAGTCGAGATGGACCAAAACTTGCTGCAAATGAATCAAGTGAGATCAGAGGATGAATTAGCGGTTGTGAATATATCTTCTACAGAAATTGGGGCGCTGTCAAAGGAAGCGGCTGAGCGGATTTTACAAGCGAAGGATACGGATTATATTCATCAAATCATGTATGTTCCGATTGAAAAGAAAGCAGATTTGCATTGGCTGATTCAACGTATTGGACAGGCGTTAGAAGTTGAGGATAACGATATCGTTGCGCTTGAATTGGCTGATTTGCTCTATTTCTTTGTCATTCCATTTTATAAGGAGTATATTTTGAGGGAACGTCATTTGTATGAGTGTATAGATGATTTGTTGGCACGATTAGCATCATGGGCTCACTCAGATATTCACACACTGGTCGATGCGATGAGAGACGATTTGTTTGTATAAACTTGAAAAAAGCTTGTAGAGTGATCCTCTACAAGCTTTTCTAAATTATTGGGCTCTTTCCCAAGTGATCTTTGTTTCATTTGTTTTTTTCGTTCCCTTTGCCAGCACTTTGCCGTTTTCTTGTTTCACGGTGATGTTTAGGCCGTAAAAAGAATACAGGGCGCCAAGACTGTCATTTTCGGGTTTATGAAGATTGTTTTCTTTTTCAGTTGAAGCTCCAATGGCAAGCGTTTTGGCAAAGTTTAAACCGATGACTTCAGCGTAATCACTATTGGTATCAGAAGAAACTGTTACGTTTAAAGAAATAATTTTTTTCTTTTGATCAACGGTGATGTCCGTGTCTTTTATAAGTTTAGACTGCTCCATGACTTCTTTCGTTTCTTTTTGAATGCGTTCATTGATCGTTGGAAGTGCCTTCGTTTCTGTTTTTTGTTCGTTTGTTGTATTTGAGCAAGCTGCTAGTATGAAGAGGCTTGCAACTAGGCTCATGAAAACAAGTAGACTTTTTTTCACGTTCGTTCTCCTTTTTTCTCGCAGTATGTATGTTTATGTTACCACGAATCCTTGATTTGATTAAAAGAGAAGTGTTGATAAGCTGTGAACAATAAAAAGCACCCTCTATCGGGCGCTTTTTTCTTATTGTGCTGAAAGGCTTGTACTTAATGGAACAGAAGAAATGACAGTGAATTTTGGAGCCGCAGCACCAGACTCTAAATTCTTACGTAAAAGCGATGATTTGATGGATCCATCCCAATTTTTATAGACACTACCTGAAGTATTCGCACGAAGCTGTACATTTGAGAAGCTTGCTTGTGAGTAGCTGTTTGTTCCATTATCTTGTACGCCATGTACCATTTTGACGACATCGAGGTTTTTCAAACGGCTAGGCTTGTAAATAGGCTGTTTATAGCGCAATGTCCCATTGACGTATAGTGACACTGTGCCATCACCATTATTGATGAGCTTTAAATTGACACGTGCGCCATCTTTAATGCTCTTATCGTATTTACTGTTCCAGTATTGACTGCCGCCTTGTGAGCCGCTACCTAGAAAGACCTTATAGCCAGAAGGCGTTTTTGAAATACCACTTTCTATAACGGCAGAGCCGAGACCGAGATACCAGTCCGCATAGCCATTTTTAATGGTAGCTGTTTTCGGCAAGACAATATCAGTCGAGATACCCGACCATTTGGCCTCATCCGTTTGTGTCACAATCGCGCCGTGACGAGGGCTAGCTGCAGATGCGGGGATACTTGATAGCATCAAAACGAAGGTCAAACTTACACTCAAAACAATAAACCATTTTTTCATGAAAATTCCTCCTTAAAGTTGATTCACTTTCATTATATAAAATGAAAGATGGTGGTCTACTTACAATGTTCTGGCTTCTTTTGGAAGTATTTATAAAAAAAATCGGTCAAAAAGTGGTCAACTTGTATTCGAATTGTAATGTGTCTGTAAAATAACTGGGTGCATCTTCATGTATAATGAATGCAGAAACCAAATACGGAGGATTTTTTAATGAATAAAAAGCTTATCGCGACAATCGTAACAGTAGCTAGTTTATTTTTGGCGTTTAGTTTCTCACATGGAGCAAGTGCAAAAAAAGTAAGCGGCAATATTACTTGGTATAATGGTGTCGGTAAAAAAGGCGCAGATGGAAAAAAACTCGGTCATTGGGATGCAGCAACTAAAATGGGATTTGACGTACCGAAAAAAGGTACAAAACTAAGAGTGACAACAAAAGCGAAACCACATAAAGTGATTACAGTATATAAATATGATGTAGGTAGAATGCCAAACGCTGTATTAGATGTCAGCCCAAAAGCATTCAAAGCACTAGGGTATAAAACAAGTAAAGGTGTCGTAAAAGGGCATTACACTTATTAATACATAGGCATGCAAAGAAGCGGGAAAAGTTCATTTTCTGGCTTCTTTTCTTGTAGAGAGGGTCTGAAAGGCAATGAAAAAATCAACATGGTGGATCATCACAGTCATCGGAGTCGCAGTGATTGCGGCCGTCATCTTCTTTTTAATGAAGCCGGGGCAAGAGGCGAAGCATGCGGGAAAAGTGAAAACAAATCAGGATGCAAAAGACGAATTACTCGTTTCATTTACAGATCAACAGTTAAACAATACGTATTATCTGCATGATCGGGCGCTTCATACAGAGAAACTGACCGCCTATCCTTCGATTGCTTATGATTCTACGAAACAGCTTTTATATTACACGTACACGGATGAAGACACGCAAAAAGTGAGTATTCGAGAACTGAATGTAAAAAAAGATGAAGAAAAAACGCTTTTTACGAGTCATGATTCCATCGACAGTATGAGGCTGTCTGGAGACGGGAAACAGTTATATCTTAGATATAATAAGGATTCCGGGGAACAATTTTATGTCGCTATGTTTGATGTGAACACACGCAAAGTGAAGGTATTGTATCCAGAGAAAAGTAAGGATGACACGGTAAGTTCTTTTGCTTATGATCCGGCGTCAAATCATTTGGCAATCCAGCATTATTCCTTAAAAGAAGATTACAAGAAAACCGATGAAGCGAATGAAAAGGGAAGAGACCCTGAACCAACGACCATGAAGATCACCCTTCAGACAGGCGCGAAGGGAAAGCAAATTGCACGCATCTCACAAACGATCAATGATATTTCATTTTCACCAGATCATAAGACATTGATTTATACAGAAGTGAAGGTGCGAAAAGAAAAAGAAGTATCCACTATAAAAATGCTTGATGTAGAAACGGGAAAAACGACGACACTCGTTAAGAATAGTAAGGATGTGCATATTTTAAGTGCCGCACAGCCGCAATTTTCTACGGATGGATCTTCTGTTTATTTCTTAGGTGTTGCTAAAAACGCAAAAGAATTAAAGGATGACACCGGTCGAAAAGCAAAGGTAAGAACAATATTTGAATACAATATTAAGAAGAAAACAGTGGATGCCGCTTGGGAGAAAGATGGCGGGATTGTTAATAATTTCACTGTCAATCGGTAAAAGGTACGTTCAGTTATTGATATAACTGGACGTTTTTTTATTTTACCGTTTGACATGGTGCATAAATTGAGGAATTTATGTAAGGAAAATCAGTTTTTAAGGTGGAAAATGTGTGGTATTTTCATATTTTGCTTATGTGACAGAGGAAAAGAAAGAGAGTAATATGAGTGGACATAAAAAAACGAGAGGACAGAAAGCTTCTCGTTTTCACTGATTTATTTGGTGTTATGGTCTAATAAGTTTTGAAAAATAAACAGGGCATTAATGGAGTGCGGGAATCCAGCAACTTTTGTACAGTGCTTGATAATCTCCATGATCTCTATGACAGAAAGTCCGATATGTAATGCTTGTTCAAAATGAGTCTTTAATTCTTCATCACTATCGCCTTTTGTAATGAGGGCAGATAATGTGATGATGGCCTTTTGTTTTTCATCTAAAATGAAGTGGTTGAATTCTTTTTGTTCACCGAGTTCAATTGTTAGCTGTTCAATATTTGACCGAATGCTCTCGTTTTTCTGAATTGAAAGCTCCTCTATGTTACCTGCCGTTGTTTCTTGTGTGATCTGGCAAGTCTCTTTTTCTTCATTCAAATTGAACTCCTCCGTTTTTTATCGCAATTTTCCATTTGTTCGTTCATTGTGGCAAATGTGCCTTATGTTAGATGCAATAGGTATATAGTAGTATTATCGGTTTGCTGCGTCAATTTTTTAAGTGTTGAATGTACAAATAAATGTCATTTTAAGTCATGCATTGTTATATTTTAGAATGATTCAATGAAAAGGAAGGAAAGGGCTAATATATCGCTGTCTGTTAGCCCTTTGACATGATTTACTCAATACATATTTTTACGTATGTCACTGGGGATCGGTTTCATGTGACTAAATAATATCCATCGGCCTCATCATGTCATAATCCTCGTGCTCTAATATATGACAATGCCA harbors:
- a CDS encoding carboxymuconolactone decarboxylase family protein is translated as MNEEKETCQITQETTAGNIEELSIQKNESIRSNIEQLTIELGEQKEFNHFILDEKQKAIITLSALITKGDSDEELKTHFEQALHIGLSVIEIMEIIKHCTKVAGFPHSINALFIFQNLLDHNTK
- a CDS encoding RlpA-like double-psi beta-barrel domain-containing protein, which gives rise to MNKKLIATIVTVASLFLAFSFSHGASAKKVSGNITWYNGVGKKGADGKKLGHWDAATKMGFDVPKKGTKLRVTTKAKPHKVITVYKYDVGRMPNAVLDVSPKAFKALGYKTSKGVVKGHYTY
- a CDS encoding YdiK family protein, with the translated sequence MRNPVVWGIIYFAVGVAFTYMAIQNPGDMWSFYSILLMVFAAYNINIALKMFAFSVKLKKQQQK
- the groL gene encoding chaperonin GroEL (60 kDa chaperone family; promotes refolding of misfolded polypeptides especially under stressful conditions; forms two stacked rings of heptamers to form a barrel-shaped 14mer; ends can be capped by GroES; misfolded proteins enter the barrel where they are refolded when GroES binds); this encodes MAKDIKFSEEARRAMLRGVDALADAVKVTLGPKGRNVVLEKKFGSPLITNDGVTIAKEIELEDAFENMGAKLVAEVASKTNDVAGDGTTTATVLAQAMIREGLKNVTAGANPVGVRKGIEEAVKVALEGLHEISKPIEGKESIAQVASISAADEEVGSLIAEAMERVGNDGVITIEESKGFTTELEVVEGMQFDRGYASPYMVTDSDKMEAVLENPYILITDKKITNIQEILPVLEQVVQQGKPLLLIAEDVEGEALATLVVNKLRGTFNAVAVKAPGFGDRRKAMLEDISVLTGGELITEDLGLDLKSTEIGQLGRASKVVVTKENTTIVEGSGDSAQIAARVNQIRAQVEETTSEFDKEKLQERLAKLAGGVAVIKVGAATETELKERKLRIEDALNSTRAAVEEGIVSGGGTALVNVYKKVTSIEADGDVQTGVNIVLRSLEEPIRQIAHNAGLEGSVIVERLKNEEIGVGFNAATNEWVNMIEKGIVDPTKVTRSALQNAASVAAMLLTTEAVVADKPEEGGSGGGMPDMGGMGGMGGMM
- a CDS encoding CPBP family intramembrane glutamic endopeptidase, producing MKKQYWYIILTYILVQLSAIPYVFIMKWLGYIQTPMTQAELSKLSGTWTIISFCVGLIIILLILRTVPKASLRNEAPASVGAAIVWIIVGFFLSLFAQSIAGAIEQYAFGIGRESENTQNILSIMDAVPWLVIVIALIGPILEEIIFRKIIFGVVYEKTNFFIGALVSSVVFAAVHNDFPHILLYTAMGFTFAFLYAKTKRIIVPIGAHMLMNSLVILVQIEPVRKMIEEQSQTMQMIIGGFFS
- the groES gene encoding co-chaperone GroES; translation: MLKPLGDRVIIELVESEEKTASGIVLPDSAKEKPQEGKIVAAGSGRVLESGERVALEVNTGDRIIFSKYAGTEVKYEGKEYLILRESDILAVIG